The DNA sequence AAGGGTTCATGACCACTGGTTGCTGAAGGGTAAGAGAGGGGTGCAGGGTAGTTGATGACTAAATTAAATACATTTACATAGAAAATTTGAGCATGCTTGATTCAGACAAGATACTTCACACCAGCCAcattattttgattattttattttatatcaaaaaatTATTTGTGTATGTACCGATTTTGTGTGAAGACAGGTGCTTATTCCCTCTATCCTACCTTTTCTCGTATCAGTCCTACATCAGCATTCCTTTGGCATGAAATGCAGTATAAGATTCATGTACTTTGACTTATTTCATGTCAATGCTCACTGAATGTTATAAAGACACTAAAATAATTATAACAATTATTTTGCATAAAATTTcagttaatcaagaaaaatgtgGGGAAGTATGCTTTCAAATTCCAGCCAAATTAAAATATGTGCCTTCTGCTTATTCATTTAGACAATCGCAGAAAGTTTGATTATGAAGCACTAAAACCACAGGTGCTAAATAATTGAACAGTTATGTGACTTGCTTAATTAAATGCGCACAAGCAGTAGTTGCTATTCTAGCTGTTATGATAATAACTGGCATATTAAGGTAATGAGCATCAGTACCTTTCGACGACCTTCTCCTGATATTTGAGCAATGAGCTTACCATTTGGACTAACAATAGCAAAAGTGGGCCATGAACTTATGCCTAATTCTCTCCACAAGTACATATCTCCATCATTTACAACCTAAGATTATAAACAGTGGTAAAATTGAGTAGAGGAAAGTACAAATGTCCAAAAAAATTAGTTTATTATTAAAATCAGCCTCTCTTGAACCCAAAAACAGCAcagatttatttaaaattttcatGTCAGTAAGATTACTAATGATTACAAAAAACACGCATCTTTTGGATTATAATACGTTCACTACTAGGAACATTTCATTTCAATccttttaaattattttagttaacATCTAAAAGACACTGAATTGTCACCAGTACCACACTCCTCCACAGTAAATTTGTCCATTTTGTAGCTCCTCATCACCTGATAAGATCAGAAGTTATCTTAACATAATCCCTTTGGACAAAAAGCATCTTATGCCTTCTCGATTTAGGCATAATCTTGTGAGAGAACCAAATTAGCGACTAATCCAATCCTACACCCTATTAAGTTGTGAATGTATTTGGCTTTATATCGGGAACTCTTCAAGCTTTTGTTGTCTGCAATTTTTGAATTTGGCTACCTGTATTTTCAAAAATATTGTAATTTCTATTATTCGTCATTTTGAATAAAAGAACGGTTGGATATAGTTCATGATTAAAATACGGGCCCATCCAACACCATATAGTTTTGAGAGAGCCGGTAATTTAACATAATATCACAGCTTATTTTTGTCTGTGTGTTTTGTCTCATTGTCCACTTATACGAGTGAGGATAACACCATAGGTTTTAGTATAGCTGGAAACTGAAATGGTATCAAAGAAAAGGTTGGTTACCAAAATGGTAGCAGAGCGAAGATTGGAAGAGGTCTCGAGTTCAGCTCCCACACAACATTCAACGCACCCACAACATTTAATTAGCATCCAACTCATCCACAACATCCCAATCACCATCCACAACATCCAACTAACTACAAAATTCAACTAATTCAaaaaaatccaaatcaacactCAACTCACCCACAACTTTCTTGCTAAAATGAAGTCCCTAGGCATTGTCCGCTCACTATTTGCCGAATAGGCCTTGAGTGATCATCCATCAAGTCTTACAATGCCTTTTCGAGGGAGCTTTAGCATCATTAATTTTTAGCAGCGAAACTCGTTGAAAAGCATCTCAGTGATCTCACGCCACTTCAAAAGAATCTTGGGGATCTCCAACATGACTTCCCCAAATTTCATTTTATAAAGAACAATTTAAGTGTTGCATGACTTCATCaaatttcattttttatttttaaacgtCAGTTTAACAGTTTTAGATTAGTACTTTCATGCTCACTCCGCTCTAATGTGAAACGTGATACATAACCTTAAAGCTACCGTCCAAAAAGTGAATGTTGAGATTGCCATGATGGAAGATTTGAAGGCTAGCATGAGGAGATAAAGGAAGCTTCTCAATAAGTTTACGTCAAGGACTATAGTACATCATGAGAAAACACATCCGAAATGATATTGTGTGACTCTATCGTAGATCGGTTGGAGCCTATCCAAGAGAGACGTGGCCATGACTAGGAACTCCGGTTGATTTGGATGTTGTAGGTGATTTGAAACTCGTACGTGAGTTGGATGGCGGGAGTGAGTAGTAGGATAGTTGTTACGGGTAATTTGAATGTTGGTGGTCAGTTGGATAATGATTTGAATATTGTCGATTAGTGAAGAGTTAAATATTTAACATGGTATTGGAGCTCGACATAATCTCGGGTTAAAATCCATTGGTGTTATTGCTCGATTTAGGTTTTGGGTTCAAGTCCCCGCTCCGTCAATTATTTAAATTTACATGTTTAGTTTATATGTTTCATGCTATACAATTGTTTACTTATAAGAGTGAAGTGGAGTGTTGCATATAGTATATCATCCAATTAAACCTCCATGCTAAAAGCCTTGAGAGAGCTATATCCTCTGATACCCcaaatattcaaaatattttaaaaaatggGACTAGTCAACAAAAACTATACATCTATATATATCATAATAATATTCTACGTCTCATATAccaaaaaagagaaaaaaaatgcATTTCTACATGCATCAAGATAAGAAATAAATATAGCAACTTAACATGCAATCAGTACCGATTTAATGAAAATTTATTGTGATCAATGTAAAAGTAGAACACACTAAACCACAAGCATATGAGTGACACAAATAGCATCCTTAGATTATAGCTGTCAATCTTGTTAATCTTTATTCAGGGATTACGCAATTGCTTGAAATTCTTAGATAATAAAAGTTATATTACTTCAAAAATGATATTGATATTTAATGTTTTTAAGAAAAAATCGTCAATATGGTCTTTCACATACCGGGTGTGTGATTCCATAGCGTAATACTGCATTGCGAATAGCTTCTAGGTCTTTCTCATTGTCAAACTTTGCTGAGTGAACTCCAACAACAGTGAACTGCACAACAACAATTGTTATTAGACAAAGTCTCACAATGAGAACATCATAATATGCTTATGAATTGACTCATCTAAATTTATCACAACTGACTTTTGAGAAGACTAAAGTTCAATGTCCATAACAAAATTTAAAAAGCATAAGATTATAACATGTTTCGGGAGATGGAGGCAAGGACGGAGGCTCTTTATACCAATGGTGTGCTATTCTTCCACCCTCAATTTTGGGAAGGTAAGCATTACTTATTATGTAAGAATTGATAATTTTACTATGACAAATTTTACAATGAAAAGTGGTTATTTCATTCCAGGCTTCTTGTTTACGCCTAATTCTAGCTTTGTTTTAAAAAACTTATTATAGTTTTTTATGTCTTATTTAATTTTCAGACTGTTAAAAACTAAAGCAATTTACATTACCCGGTGTATAAATAATATTCTTATCAACTTTATGTCAAATATAGATACAAAATAACTAAATTCAAACCCAAAAAACTCCAACAATTTACATAGTGCTTACATATTGATTGTGCTCGGGTTTGAACTTAATATTCAGTTATATTTGTATCATATACTTTACACAAAATCCATTTCAAAATCAAGAAGGAAAGCTGAAAATGATTAGCGGCTTAAGTTGCAAGAACGCATGACATTTAATGCTCCATTCAAGTGATAGTTTATTGTTTAAACGTACATATGTGGACCTAAGACGAGTAGCTGACCAAATATCATAACTTAAAATTTAGTGCTCCAATTTGATTATTAAGATAAAAACCATTGTGTCATGCCTTATGTGGACCCAGGACCATGTTGGGGACTAGTATACTATAATTACACAAGTTTCATATATATCTAAATATTATGTTTAATATTACAGGTGTCCGCTATGGGGGGATCCCACCCTGGTTCAACCATTAATGAAGAAAGTGCAAGTTTAAATTCAATTGGTGATGTTGAGTGAAATGAAATAATATTGCAAGTAAAAGTAAGTTAGATATTCATGCATAAAATATCACACAAAATCTTTAAATCTTGATATAAAATAGTTTCAGATGCGCAGGAATAAAAAAATTATGCTTCAAGAATAATGAAAATAATTAGTTGACTAAAATTGAAAAGAATCTCACTGGCATATCCTTGTACTTCCTCTCTAAAAACTCTAGATCGGGCAAGACATGCATACAATTTATGCAACAGTATGTCCAAAAGTCCAGGAGAACCACCTTTCCTTTCAAATCCTGTTCCATATTCCAACTGTTAGAATAGACAATTGTCATTGTTATGGTCCACTTGACGCAGTGCTTACAAACTCTAGTTGTAGCAAATTATTTGCATCATTTATAAAGAATCAGATGCTATTTACATGAAAATGAAAATAATGTATTACTTTTTCTCCTAAAGCCCTAACTAGTTCATTATCTACTATTAAACCTTGCCCAAGAATAACTTCTACTTACACAAATAAACAACATGCTCAGATAAACTATCGGGAGAAAACAAACAAAGAAAATGAAAATAAGCAGACTATTGAGTAAAATATTTCTCATGCTAAACTCAAAAAGGTACTAGCGTATTGTAGCATGTTGATGAAAGGTGATATACATAGATGTGGATTACTTAGGTAAAGAGATTCAATCACTCTTAACAAGTGAACATTGCTTAAAAAAGGAAAAATTACATAATCATTTACCCGGCTTAGCTGAAGAGGAGCAGTATTTAACCAGTCAAGTTTTGGCGGAAACTCTGGTACAGTAGGTGCAGTTCCCCTTGTACAACGGAAGATGCAACAAGATCAGGTTAGAAGCAATCAGACACATATTAATTTTTACTGTTTCAGTATAGTAAAATATCAAAACTGTTTATGTTCACTTATGATATACACACACACAAGCATAAACACACATACAAAAAGTCGTATCGGGTACACAAAGCTCCTACAGGGTTTGAGAAAGGTCCCGATGTACGCAATCTCACTCATATTTTACACCAAGAAGCTCTTTAGGGATCGAACATATGACGTAGCGGCTAGCAAGTGGACATTTGACCATCCATCCAAAAACGAATTTAAGATAAATTCACTTGAAGTCAAATTTAAGCTCTTTAAGATACAATAAGATAAGCCTAAGATTTATTTCACATCTTGAGGACAAATTTATTTACGTTATCAAGTTACTATTGGAGTCAAACTCAATTCATCTGACACCATAATTTATGTAGGTCTCTTTATGTATATATTTTAACCTTTCCGGTCTTTTATGATCTAATGCATAtacattttctaaaaatttatatGTTTTGATTTTAATTAAGATGCAATATTATGACAACATGAAGTATGTCGTGCCGAACAATCTGTTCTGAAATTAGAATCCCCAAGGACTTATCCTATTTTCAAAGATGTATTTCAAAGATTTAGATAAAAAAACAAATAATTAgcaaaaaaatatcaaaaattctatttttctcCAAAAATATTGTGCCCTACTTGGTAAAGATAAACCAATGCAGGTAAAGATAAACCAATGCAGGTTTATTTGTAACTTTTGTTTGTGATATAAGCATAAAGAATTTTGTAATTATGATATTTTAGGAGGAACATCTTATTCTGAATTCTTTTTTAGTTTGGAGAAAGAATGACATGTACTACAAATATAAACCCAACAGTACCGCAGAAGTGGCTCAAAAGGAATggtaaaataattaattaatttaatcatcaaaatttgaAAAGTGAATTGCAATCAAAATAGATAAAAGAGCAACATAATTTATTTGACTCAGAACATGTAGGATTAATAACATGACCTTTAATTTCCATAGTCAACGTCAGGCCCTATATATTCACATAGAGAGGGAAGTAACTCTCGCTTACTTGCTCTCTAGATCAGAAATGTAGTTCACAAACTGCTGAATTCTCGGGCGAGATCCTTCTGTATATTTATAATCAATTTACaaagattaaaatccaacaaACATGACACTTAACGACTTTAAAAGCATGGAATGTATATTATTCACCTACTAGAAGATGTACATTTATATAAATTAATACAGAAAACAAGACTGTCGAGGCATACTTTTCTAACCAGACAATTAAATGCCCATTTTTATAATCAGACCTTCGCTTTCTTTGAAAGGAGGACTACCAACTCCAAATAATAGATTCCATATAGCTTTCGGAGATGCATATTGCATTGACTGCAAAATGTAGAGCAACTTCCGGAGATCATACagtaaaataaataaaacaaaaagtATTATATTGTCCCCTCCGCATATTTATACTAGATTTCATCTTCAGAAAACAACCAGCTTACATAATAAATATCCTACTGTTCTCTGCTTCCTATATATTCCAACTTATACCTTCCAGTTTGAAATGGCAAAGACAAGACATGTCAACGATATGCCCAAACTACCATATCTCAAGATATCTCTTCGAGTACCCTGTAACCTgaaatttatttcacaaaataaGATTTAACTTATCcttgtatacatatatatatatatatatttggacCGCATTAAATATATCAATAAACTGTGTATACTATTATTTGTCATTAAATAAAAAGTATTAGATTATCATCTCTTCAAAACCAAAACGCTCTTTTTGGTTGGATGGAATTCAACGAAATTTTTCCTATCTTGTGTGTTAttttgtttataattttcattccTTCCTCTATTATATTCCTAACAATTTAAAATAGAGCTCAAACCCTCCAATTATTTTCACAAACCTcataataaaaaaaattgcaaCCTCTCCTTTCTGTTTTTACTTTTCCCAGAAGAATCTTCTTTTGATATTGTTCACAATTTTTAAAATATGCCTCCTAAAAAAGCGGAGAAAAAGTTGTTGGGAGTGCGTAATATTTATATATAACGCTTTGAAGGGTGCACTTAAAATTTACCGGAAACTGACTAAAAAAAGTATGGAGCTCAAAAAAGGTAGAAAGAAAAATGTGTTAAACCTGAACTGTATGAGACCATCTATATATGTGTTTCTTAATGCTTACCCTCCTAAAGCCACACTATTTGCGGAATATTCATCCTGGGAAGAACTAGTCCCTCTTATATCATTTAGTAACTCTTGTGAGGTTTCTGTAGAAGAGTTGTTAGATCGAGGTTCCTTCACCTCTGGATCTGCAACAGTTTGTCATCATCAGCACCCATTTCTCCAAAAATAAGAGGCTAGAGTTAAATAAAAGTAAACCAGAAAAACATCACACGGAAAACAACATAACAGATATTCTCATCTCAAACTCAAGAAACCAAACCAGGGTTTACACATCAATTTACAGGTGCATGCAAATTTAACGAGTGGTAGATAAAAGGAAACAATCACATCCATAAATTGATGTTTACCAAACAAATAGATCACGTGCTTCTTCAAAAAACGCTATATTAATTAAACACCTATTGGTACTGTTCGTACATAAGGTATAGTTGGTactaattaaaaaaattacatacAAGAGGAACCACATAGAATGTCAGTAAGTGAAATATTTCCTATATCCCTTCTGATAAGTGATGGATCAGCACTCCTAAGAATATCTTCGGATAAAGTTGTTGTCACAGCAATGCATCTGCAGTCGACCATATATTTCATGATAAGTACAAAAAGAGAAGTCTCCATATCCATGTTTCAAAAAATAGGCAAACAAAATCACATATAAGCTGAGGCTGCAGAACTTTACACATAAAGAACATAAGCTCAACTCAAACCATATGGAACCGACAtcatatgcatatatatatacaccatAAAACAACAATTCAGGGTTGGCAGTCACACCTCATTTCTGCTGCGTTAGCAGCTTGCACTCCAGCCAAGGCATCTTCAATCACAAGACACTAGAAAGAAAAATACAATGTTATATTTGTCGCAGATATGAGATAATAGAGCTCAGATGAATATTATCCATGAATATGAaagatttaaaaattatgaagaCATATAAAGGTATCACTATTATTTTATGTCCCAGAAAAATGTCAAATATGAAGATGGCTGAGAATCATTTTCCTTAATTTCCCCATCATTCGATCCAATCCAACCTAAACATACACAGCTAATAGTCAATTTACAAAATCTCTTAAAACACACCTCATTAGTCGGAACATCCAAAATCTTCGATGCAGCCAAAAAAATATCAGGAGCAGGCTTTAAATTTTCAAAAGCATCAGCTGAGACAATTGCATCAAACCTGGGAGCCGATTTCAAAgacattaaataaataaaactattagTATTTACATACAGAATGGAAGAAAAATGGGTAAGGAGGTATTCCGTACTTTACAGTATTCTTGTAAAACAATTAACATTAATATGTCAAAGTTTTATGGCTGATTTAGCAAACTAACAGGCAGTCCGGGAAATCAAAAAATGGTTTGAACATAcaaaaaactatatatatatattaattccTGGACACGGTCAATAAGCTTAATTTTAAAACCATCACTAACCACCATCTCTAGATATAACCCATTAGCAAATGCTAAGCCTCGCATTTTTAAGCGAACATGAAGATCCGCAACATGTTTTTTGATAGTGATAAATATAATACAATTATATTTTACCTAAAGCACAAATATTCAGTTGGTTTTGGTCTAAGGCTTTTGTGCACTTTTTTCATGGCAGCACAATATACAAATGTGCACTCCTTGAGCTAAACTCTGCTTTCCAAATACTATTAGAAACCATGAAATTTTTTAGCACGAAACAGGGTATAAATCTCAGAGAAACATCAAAGTGTAGTTAGCATGAAAATAGCGTAGAAATTAAAGAGCGCTAAAACATTAGTTCAACTTACATAGATAATTTTAAACCAGAAGCTGCTAGATTTGCATCAACCTTTATGCGGTCAGCACTAGATGCAACGCCTACTTTCAATCCACTGCTTTTACACTGTTTTAAAagaatcaatatatatatatatataatcacaACATTTCTTGGCCAAATTAAAACAGCTTAAGCTGTTCAGAGAATCATCCTAGTTACCTGAGTAATTAGTTCCAAGGCACCAGGGAATCCTATTCCAGAATTCGGTATTGCATACTACATGAAGACATACAACGGTTTTATAGCATTCCCTTTGATGCATTAGAAACAGAATACAACACGACAAATGTTCTTCACCACCTTAGTAAGATAGATCTCAAAAAACCGCGTCTTTGCTTGCTCAGTATTAAAATCCTTGACACCCTTTAACGTAGCAACACCTCCCAGAAAGTTAGCTTCACCTAGTCGatagaaaaataattaatcaataataGTAAATATAATTGATCATTGCACGACTATAATCTCCAATAAATGGAAACACGTCTAATTTATACCAACTGATCATTGCACGGTTCTAATTCATGCCAACTGACTATTGCAAGGTTCACGGTTGAACTTAGGAATGATCACTTTTTCTTTTGTTGCTCAAGCCTCTTTTTCTCTTCTTCTCTATATTAACAAATTACTTTATCCTAATTTGTAAAACCGTCTAAGTCTGAAACTGATAACATGTATGCTTTTCCTAAAACCTTGTTTCGCATCACTCTAACCACTAATTTGTTACCACTAATATGTTACATGTATACTACTCTTAGATTCGTGTCACAGCGGCTAGTAAAACCCTAGGAAGCGGAGAATTAACGAATGATCAAAGGAACGCAGTATTTATCATAATCGCAAACAAGTATCCTTCAATCAAAGTTATTAACCAATCGAGTTCTAATATATGGAGTTGAAGTATCAGTATCGTAATAAGTGAGTACCAGTGCCCATAAAAGGAATAAAATCCTCAACAGTAACCTTCACGCCCATTTCATCAAACAAATCAACTGCAGCTAATCTCGAAGCCTCTTCGCTATTACAAAGCACTCCATCCATATCAAACAACACCGCCGACACTTTTCCCCACTTGACATCCACCTCCTTACTCTTCTCCTCAATATTCACAGACGCTCGAACACTAATTCCACTCGCTCGTTTTCGAAAAATCGAAACAGAGGTTGTTGAGCGGCGGGAGAGTTGAGAAAGGGAGTGGGAGAGGAGAGATGGTGCGGAGGGAGAGGAGAGGCGAGATGATGaagaggggagagagagaggtGGGGGTGTGAGAGCCATTGTTTGGTTGGATCACGATTGTGTTTCAGTTTGAGTGTGGTTTTATAAATGGAAAGTGTGGTTGTGGCGGGGAGGGGTTTTTAACGGCACATTTTGGATTATGTTTGGTGGACCATCACGATATATCTCCGGGTTGTCAAATTAGTTGTCAATTTTgcaaaataattatatatattaatattttatttttactcaATTTTATTTATATCAACTTGCCAACATTCTACTCCAATAGTTAGCAATCTTTAATTGTTGTTTATGTGGTCCCTTAAATTAAATGGTAAACGACTCCTAAACTAAAAAAGATATTATTGATATAATTTTTTTGCATTTGTATATGTATTTTGACCATTTTAGGAAGTTGCCAAGTTTTGACAACCTTGGTAGGCAATCTCTTGGCAACCATACAACTCCAATAGGTTGGCAACCAAGGGTTTCATGTCATATAAGATTTGGCAACCCCTTAGCAACCTCTATTAGAGATGCTAAGAGGGGGCCAAGCTGAAAATTGTGCCAAAATTTACCCAATAAAGTGTAAAAATTCACAAATTTAAAAAGTTCAATCAATTTTGTGTATTCGGTCTATATGCTTTTTTTATCGCACGGAACCCGCAgtcgctacccttcgggtgcgcactgggtaaaccccacAGGCTCATGCAAAaacctgcaaatcacgtgaaacAGGATAAACCATCACATGAACTAGGATAAACCGCACTTAAGCGACAAACTTTGGTttaggaggcataatcataaattctcctcccgtgagattcgaacctgtgaccaagaggataattatcccctctttaaccaactgagtcaacccttgcgGGCTCGGTCTGTCTAATTTAGACTTTTTTTTTGAACAAACGTACTTACTTTCATTAAATCGAATCAATaagaaataaattaaaaatacCATCTGGAGTAATTTCAATCCACTCCTGAAAGGCCGACATGAATGAGTAGATTTCTCTAGCGTACGGATTACAGTATTCGCAGATTTATGGACAAACTCTATCAGCACTTCATCAAAGTGCTTAAAAAACTCAATACAATCTAGTACAATTGTATGAAAAAAATGATCTACCTTTTACTTCTTTACAAGCATCAACTAGCATTTTGGTATCCATCTCGAAAATACACTTCTTAAGACCAAGTTCCTTAGTCCATAAAAAAGCCTCTTTGAGTTTTACTGCTTCTGCCTCCCTTGATTACAAATTAGCTTAAATTTTTCTAGCCATGGCATAAAAAAGCTTCCAGTTTCACTCCTAATCACACAGCTTACCCCATTGTCAGTTGTTGCAAAGACTATGTTGTACAATCTGTGAAAAACCAAATTATAATAACAATCATGCTCGTATGTGATTAACAGAGTGGTGTAAATGAACAATGAACGAAATAAAATTAAATAGGAAGGAGACAAGAATGGAAAAAACCCAAGTCATGTGCGTGACTGTCTTCTTAAAGAGTAGTAGccctcaccgtatgtgcgagcaaatagcctcccaggataaaaaGAGTTCCAGTGAGGCAGAGTGTCGCTTCCAGCGAGTTTGAGATGACCAAGAAACTATCACTTGAATATTTGTAAAACTTAGGAGTCAAGAGAATGAGAATTAAGAGGCAACTCTTATTTTCTCGACATAATAAAACTagtgccctaagactctatttataaagagaggcttgaaaggacttatttctcttttcgatgtggtacatggtatttataagaaaaaataAGGAAGGGttttgtgctactctcgatgtggtacaaaaccactttttaTGTTAAAAGGTcaaactttggaacatcagttcttattcaccttttactcattttgagcgtgtaaatatgtgTTGAAATCCCCTCGTAGAGGATAATACATttcaataaatacacaccactaacacgtactgtgtctcactcatatagaaactcaaaatgattcacaacttaatctaaaatactaagtttttccaacaatcccccacaaatgagattgatggtcctGTAACACACACCACATAGTAAGATAGACGCAtagtttgacttggtgatagtttctttgATCAGATATaacatacgataggtagagaatgctccttgaaccttcgttCGAATAAGcatatcgactttactggtagataGTAGgcgtgcttgtccttgaactgtttGACCATTTGTGTAAACGATAATAcactcatcactatatcttttCTAATTTGTTCAGctctcatgattatgtccattttggccatggaacatcgtcctggttctgcaggagtttctaaagaattgtacccgacaattctcctttgaagcggcctAACTTCTCTCCCATATAGGTGATCTTTAACTTATAGAGTTTCCCACGTTTACTCAACTTAATTCCATGCGTTTACTCTTAAACTCCATGTATTCGCcaaaagatcattaaaagctcaaaagcttaacctcgtaccatATGGG is a window from the Apium graveolens cultivar Ventura chromosome 1, ASM990537v1, whole genome shotgun sequence genome containing:
- the LOC141665019 gene encoding protein SUPPRESSOR OF QUENCHING 1, chloroplastic isoform X4, with protein sequence MALTPPPLSLPSSSSRLSSPSAPSLLSHSLSQLSRRSTTSVSIFRKRASGISVRASVNIEEKSKEVDVKWGKVSAVLFDMDGVLCNSEEASRLAAVDLFDEMGVKVTVEDFIPFMGTGEANFLGGVATLKGVKDFNTEQAKTRFFEIYLTKYAIPNSGIGFPGALELITQCKSSGLKVGVASSADRIKVDANLAASGLKLSMFDAIVSADAFENLKPAPDIFLAASKILDVPTNECLVIEDALAGVQAANAAEMRCIAVTTTLSEDILRSADPSLIRRDIGNISLTDILCGSSYPEVKEPRSNNSSTETSQELLNDIRGTSSSQDEYSANSVALGGLQGTRRDILRYGSLGISLTCLVFAISNWKSMQYASPKAIWNLLFGVGSPPFKESEEGSRPRIQQFVNYISDLESKGTAPTVPEFPPKLDWLNTAPLQLSRDLKGKVVLLDFWTYCCINCMHVLPDLEFLERKYKDMPFTVVGVHSAKFDNEKDLEAIRNAVLRYGITHPVVNDGDMYLWRELGISSWPTFAIVSPNGKLIAQISGEGRRKDLDSLVEAALLFYGRRNVLSSTPIPLSLEKDNDPRLLASPLKFPGKLAVDVYNSRLFISDSNHNRVVVTDLDGNFLVQIGSTGEEGFRDGNFNEAAFNRPQGLAYNPKKNLLYVADTENHALRVINFVDEMVQTLAGNGIKGSDYKGGQKGNSQLLNSPWDVCFEPENEIVYIAMAGQHQIWEHNTLDGVTRAFSGDGFERNLNGSSSLNTSFAQPSGISLSPDLKVAYIADSESSSIRSVDLKTGGSKLLAGGDPVFSDNLFRFGDHDGTGSEVLLQHPLGVVCGKNGQIYFADSYNHKIKKLDPDSKRVSTLAGVGNAGFKDGAALEAQLSEPSGIVEAANGSTQ
- the LOC141665019 gene encoding protein SUPPRESSOR OF QUENCHING 1, chloroplastic isoform X2 — encoded protein: MALTPPPLSLPSSSSRLSSPSAPSLLSHSLSQLSRRSTTSVSIFRKRASGISVRASVNIEEKSKEVDVKWGKVSAVLFDMDGVLCNSEEASRLAAVDLFDEMGVKVTVEDFIPFMGTGEANFLGGVATLKGVKDFNTEQAKTRFFEIYLTKYAIPNSGIGFPGALELITQCKSSGLKVGVASSADRIKVDANLAASGLKLSMFDAIVSADAFENLKPAPDIFLAASKILDVPTNECLVIEDALAGVQAANAAEMRCIAVTTTLSEDILRSADPSLIRRDIGNISLTDILCGSSYPEVKEPRSNNSSTETSQELLNDIRGTSSSQDEYSANSVALGGLQGTRRDILRYGSLGISLTCLVFAISNWKSMQYASPKAIWNLLFGVGSPPFKESEEGSRPRIQQFVNYISDLESKGTAPTVPEFPPKLDWLNTAPLQLSRDLKGKVVLLDFWTYCCINCMHVLPDLEFLERKYKDMPFTVVGVHSAKFDNEKDLEAIRNAVLRYGITHPVVNDGDMYLWRELGISSWPTFAIVSPNGKLIAQISGEGRRKDLDSLVEAALLFYGRRNVLSSTPIPLSLEKDNDPRLLASPLKFPGKLAVDVYNSRLFISDSNHNRVVVTDLDGNFLVQIGSTGEEGFRDGNFNEAAFNRPQGLAYNPKKNLLYVADTENHALRVINFVDEMVQTLAGNGIKGSDYKGGQKGNSQLLNSPWDVCFEPENEIVYIAMAGQHQIWEHNTLDGVTRAFSGDGFERNLNGSSSLNTSFAQPSGISLSPDLKVAYIADSESSSIRSVDLKTGGSKLLAGGDPVFSDNLFRFGDHDGTGSEVLLQHPLGVVCGKNGQIYFADSYNHKIKKLDPDSKRVSTLAGVGNAGFKDGAALEAQLSEPSGIVEAANGRLYIADTNNSLIRYLDLNKQEAKISTLELKGVQPPRIVSRSLKRLRRRSGVSTETVKVDGVSSSEGILSLKISVPEGYHFSKEARSKYTVDIEPEDAATIDPSEGNLSSEGTALLHYNRSSSSAFIGKINCKSVSIGILLQGR
- the LOC141665019 gene encoding protein SUPPRESSOR OF QUENCHING 1, chloroplastic isoform X1, with protein sequence MALTPPPLSLPSSSSRLSSPSAPSLLSHSLSQLSRRSTTSVSIFRKRASGISVRASVNIEEKSKEVDVKWGKVSAVLFDMDGVLCNSEEASRLAAVDLFDEMGVKVTVEDFIPFMGTGEANFLGGVATLKGVKDFNTEQAKTRFFEIYLTKYAIPNSGIGFPGALELITQCKSSGLKVGVASSADRIKVDANLAASGLKLSMFDAIVSADAFENLKPAPDIFLAASKILDVPTNECLVIEDALAGVQAANAAEMRCIAVTTTLSEDILRSADPSLIRRDIGNISLTDILCGSSYPEVKEPRSNNSSTETSQELLNDIRGTSSSQDEYSANSVALGGLQGTRRDILRYGSLGISLTCLVFAISNWKSMQYASPKAIWNLLFGVGSPPFKESEEGSRPRIQQFVNYISDLESKGTAPTVPEFPPKLDWLNTAPLQLSRDLKGKVVLLDFWTYCCINCMHVLPDLEFLERKYKDMPFTVVGVHSAKFDNEKDLEAIRNAVLRYGITHPVVNDGDMYLWRELGISSWPTFAIVSPNGKLIAQISGEGRRKDLDSLVEAALLFYGRRNVLSSTPIPLSLEKDNDPRLLASPLKFPGKLAVDVYNSRLFISDSNHNRVVVTDLDGNFLVQIGSTGEEGFRDGNFNEAAFNRPQGLAYNPKKNLLYVADTENHALRVINFVDEMVQTLAGNGIKGSDYKGGQKGNSQLLNSPWDVCFEPENEIVYIAMAGQHQIWEHNTLDGVTRAFSGDGFERNLNGSSSLNTSFAQPSGISLSPDLKVAYIADSESSSIRSVDLKTGGSKLLAGGDPVFSDNLFRFGDHDGTGSEVLLQHPLGVVCGKNGQIYFADSYNHKIKKLDPDSKRVSTLAGVGNAGFKDGAALEAQLSEPSGIVEAANGRLYIADTNNSLIRYLDLNKQEAKISTLELKGVQPPRIVSRSLKRLRRRSGVSTETVKVDGVSSSEGILSLKISVPEGYHFSKEARSKYTVDIEPEDAATIDPSEGNLSSEGTALLHYNRSSSSAFIGKINCKVYYCKEDEVCLYQSLTFEVPFQEVISNSTPTEVRLSYVVKPKTSSDSLQLPVP